A genomic region of Haliaeetus albicilla chromosome 8, bHalAlb1.1, whole genome shotgun sequence contains the following coding sequences:
- the LOC138686316 gene encoding forkhead box protein L2-like, which produces MGDTGPGGRRPPGASFTIEYLLAERGDGGPHSPSPPGRSPPQAPRPPPEPGDKPSQSYIALISTAILSSPEKKLLLSDIYQWIMDNYPYFKNKEKSWRNSVRHNLSLNECFVKAGRSDNGKGHFWAIHPANLEDFAKGDYHRRRARRRVRRVNVGYYHPYALYGLGCCCPCCPPLPPGPPLALPMLAPLALPAAPHRCLPERARWGWGRVPPASRGPGPLLPRPPFL; this is translated from the exons ATGGGGGACACGGGGCCCGGGGGCCGGCGCCCACCCGGGGCCTCCTTCACCATCGAGTACCTGCTGGCGGAGCGGGGTGACGGGGGACCccacagcccctctccccctggccggagccccccgcaagccccccggcccccaccgGAGCCTGGGGACAAACCATCGCAGTCCTACATCGCCCTCATCTCCACCGCCATCCTCTCCTCCCCGGagaagaagctgctgctttccgACATCTACCAGTGGATCATGGACAACTACCCCTACTTCAAGAACAAG GAGAAGAGCTGGCGCAACAGCGTCCGCCACAACCTCTCCCTTAACGAGTGCTTCGTCAAAGCCGGCCGCAGCGACAACGGCAAAGGCCACTTCTGGGCCATCCACCCCGCCAACCTGGAAGATTTCGCCAAAGGCGACTACCATCGCCGACGGGCCCGGCGGCGCGTCCGTAG GGTGAACGTCGGCTACTACCACCCCTACGCCCTGTACGGCctcggctgctgctgcccctgctgccccccgctgccccccggTCCCCCCCTCGCCCTCCCCATGCTTGCCCCCCTCGCCCTGCCTGCGGCCCCCCACCGCTGCCTGCCCGAACGGGCACGTTGGGGCTGGGGACGGGTCCCCCCCGCTTCCCGTGGCCCCGgccccctcctgccccggcCCCCATTCCTGTAG
- the ZBTB7A gene encoding zinc finger and BTB domain-containing protein 7A isoform X2, which produces MAGGVDGPIGIPFPDHSSDILSSLNEQRNNGLLCDVIILVEGQEFPTHRSVLAACSQYFKKLFTSGLVVDQQNVYEIDFVSADALSALLEFAYTATLTVSTSNVNDILNAATLLEIPAVRDVCTDLLDRKILAKNDQMDTVDQIDQRNHLRAKEYLEFFQSNPVNGHQGSFPWTNPELRDLQRLNFRGQEEEEEPDCNGIEFYSQAPLNERPKPNDCDPDSNSAMWLDREEEEAAPGSLFSPSQNGHYSGRGLPTPGEEEGTPGGPLDQQEAGDSPSFVPAGAETEDDVREVDGLAASALLQQMMSSVGRQQLGEDDRKDDDGVMDYYLKYFGSSNEGDVYPSWSQKVEKKIRAKAFQKCPICEKVIQGAGKLPRHIRTHTGEKPYECNICKVRFTRQDKLKVHMRKHTGEKPYLCQQCGAAFAHNYDLKNHMRVHTGLRPYQCDSCFKTFVRSDHLHRHLKKDGCNGIPSRRGRKPRVRDAGGLPTTPTGNPEDGSFQAGGESQESEDTLQRNGQEQQHFEDNSNNEASGLNVAGGSSEGNTQGLS; this is translated from the exons ATGGCGGGTGGCGTGGACGGCCCCATAGGGATCCCGTTCCCTGATCACAGCAGCGACATCCTCAGCAGTCTGAATGAGCAGAGAAACAACGGGCTGTTGTGCGACGTGATCATCTTGGTGGAAGGCCAGGAGTTCCCCACCCACCGCTCCGTCCTGGCGGCGTGCAGCCAGTACTTCAAGAAGCTCTTCACCTCAGGGTTAGTGGTGGACCAGCAAAACGTGTATGAGATAGACTTTGTGAGTGCGGACGCCTTGTCGGCTCTGCTGGAGTTCGCTTACACCGCGACCCTTACTGTCAGCACTTCAAATGTCAATGACATCCTCAATGCCGCCACACTGCTGGAGATCCCGGCGGTAAGGGATGTTTGCACGGATCTCCTGGACAGGAAGATTCTGGCCAAAAATGACCAGATGGATACAGTAGATCAAATTGATCAAAGGAACCATCTCAGAGCAAAAGAGTACCTGGAGTTCTTCCAGAGCAACCCCGTCAATGGCCACCAAGGCAGCTTTCCGTGGACCAACCCAGAGTTGAGAGACCTTCAGAGACTGAACTTCCGAGgccaagaggaggaggaggagccggACTGCAATGGCATAGAATTCTACTCGCAAGCCCCCCTAAACGAAAGACCAAAGCCGAATGACTGTGATCCTGACAGCAATTCAGCCATGTGGCTggacagggaggaggaggaggcggctcCTGGCTCCTTGTTTTCACCTTCTCAGAATGGACATTACAGCGGCCGTGGCCTGCCCACACcgggagaagaggaggggacCCCGGGGGGGCCTCTGGACCAGCAGGAAGCCGGTGACTCCCCCAGCTTCGTTCCTGCTGGAGCGGAGACGGAGGATGATGTGAGGGAGGTGGATGGCTTGGCTGCtagcgccctgctgcagcaaaTGATGAGTTCCGTGGGGAGACAGCAGCTCGGGGAGGATGACCGAAAAGATGACGATGGGGTCATGGATTATTACTTGAAATATTTCGGCAGTTCGAACGAGGGCGACGTCTATCCGTCCTGGTCCCAGAAGGTGGAGAAGAAGATCAGGGCAAAAGCATTCCAAAAGTGCCCCATCTGCGAGAAGGTGATCCAGGGGGCTGGCAAGCTGCCGCGCCACATCCGCACCCACACCGGGGAGAAGCCCTACGAGTGCAACATCTGCAAAGTCCGATTCACCAG GCAGGACAAGCTGAAGGTTCACATGAGGAAACACACCGGGGAGAAGCCGTACTTGTGCCAGCAATGCGGCGCCGCTTTCGCTCACAACTACGACTTGAAGAACCACATGCGCGTCCACACCGGCCTGCGGCCCTACCAGTGCGACAGCTGCTTCAAGACTTTCGTCCGCTCCGACCACTTGCACAGGCACCTTAAAAAAGATGGATGCAACGGTATTCCATCCAGGAGGGGCCGTAAACCCCGGGTGAGAGATGCCGGGGGTCTGCCTACCACCCCTACGGGGAACCCCGAAGATGGAAGTTTTCAAGCCGGTGGGGAGAGTCAAGAATCAGAGGACACCCTGCAGAGGAAcggccaggagcagcagcactttgAGGATAATTCAAATAATGAAGCATCAGGATTGAATGTAGCAGGAGGGTCGTCTGAGGGTAACACGCAAGGACTCTcctaa
- the ZBTB7A gene encoding zinc finger and BTB domain-containing protein 7A isoform X1: protein MCSVPGDPLTCRAAGGWAAKFLSAQGLLPFASKMAGGVDGPIGIPFPDHSSDILSSLNEQRNNGLLCDVIILVEGQEFPTHRSVLAACSQYFKKLFTSGLVVDQQNVYEIDFVSADALSALLEFAYTATLTVSTSNVNDILNAATLLEIPAVRDVCTDLLDRKILAKNDQMDTVDQIDQRNHLRAKEYLEFFQSNPVNGHQGSFPWTNPELRDLQRLNFRGQEEEEEPDCNGIEFYSQAPLNERPKPNDCDPDSNSAMWLDREEEEAAPGSLFSPSQNGHYSGRGLPTPGEEEGTPGGPLDQQEAGDSPSFVPAGAETEDDVREVDGLAASALLQQMMSSVGRQQLGEDDRKDDDGVMDYYLKYFGSSNEGDVYPSWSQKVEKKIRAKAFQKCPICEKVIQGAGKLPRHIRTHTGEKPYECNICKVRFTRQDKLKVHMRKHTGEKPYLCQQCGAAFAHNYDLKNHMRVHTGLRPYQCDSCFKTFVRSDHLHRHLKKDGCNGIPSRRGRKPRVRDAGGLPTTPTGNPEDGSFQAGGESQESEDTLQRNGQEQQHFEDNSNNEASGLNVAGGSSEGNTQGLS, encoded by the exons CCTTTTGCATCGAAGATGGCGGGTGGCGTGGACGGCCCCATAGGGATCCCGTTCCCTGATCACAGCAGCGACATCCTCAGCAGTCTGAATGAGCAGAGAAACAACGGGCTGTTGTGCGACGTGATCATCTTGGTGGAAGGCCAGGAGTTCCCCACCCACCGCTCCGTCCTGGCGGCGTGCAGCCAGTACTTCAAGAAGCTCTTCACCTCAGGGTTAGTGGTGGACCAGCAAAACGTGTATGAGATAGACTTTGTGAGTGCGGACGCCTTGTCGGCTCTGCTGGAGTTCGCTTACACCGCGACCCTTACTGTCAGCACTTCAAATGTCAATGACATCCTCAATGCCGCCACACTGCTGGAGATCCCGGCGGTAAGGGATGTTTGCACGGATCTCCTGGACAGGAAGATTCTGGCCAAAAATGACCAGATGGATACAGTAGATCAAATTGATCAAAGGAACCATCTCAGAGCAAAAGAGTACCTGGAGTTCTTCCAGAGCAACCCCGTCAATGGCCACCAAGGCAGCTTTCCGTGGACCAACCCAGAGTTGAGAGACCTTCAGAGACTGAACTTCCGAGgccaagaggaggaggaggagccggACTGCAATGGCATAGAATTCTACTCGCAAGCCCCCCTAAACGAAAGACCAAAGCCGAATGACTGTGATCCTGACAGCAATTCAGCCATGTGGCTggacagggaggaggaggaggcggctcCTGGCTCCTTGTTTTCACCTTCTCAGAATGGACATTACAGCGGCCGTGGCCTGCCCACACcgggagaagaggaggggacCCCGGGGGGGCCTCTGGACCAGCAGGAAGCCGGTGACTCCCCCAGCTTCGTTCCTGCTGGAGCGGAGACGGAGGATGATGTGAGGGAGGTGGATGGCTTGGCTGCtagcgccctgctgcagcaaaTGATGAGTTCCGTGGGGAGACAGCAGCTCGGGGAGGATGACCGAAAAGATGACGATGGGGTCATGGATTATTACTTGAAATATTTCGGCAGTTCGAACGAGGGCGACGTCTATCCGTCCTGGTCCCAGAAGGTGGAGAAGAAGATCAGGGCAAAAGCATTCCAAAAGTGCCCCATCTGCGAGAAGGTGATCCAGGGGGCTGGCAAGCTGCCGCGCCACATCCGCACCCACACCGGGGAGAAGCCCTACGAGTGCAACATCTGCAAAGTCCGATTCACCAG GCAGGACAAGCTGAAGGTTCACATGAGGAAACACACCGGGGAGAAGCCGTACTTGTGCCAGCAATGCGGCGCCGCTTTCGCTCACAACTACGACTTGAAGAACCACATGCGCGTCCACACCGGCCTGCGGCCCTACCAGTGCGACAGCTGCTTCAAGACTTTCGTCCGCTCCGACCACTTGCACAGGCACCTTAAAAAAGATGGATGCAACGGTATTCCATCCAGGAGGGGCCGTAAACCCCGGGTGAGAGATGCCGGGGGTCTGCCTACCACCCCTACGGGGAACCCCGAAGATGGAAGTTTTCAAGCCGGTGGGGAGAGTCAAGAATCAGAGGACACCCTGCAGAGGAAcggccaggagcagcagcactttgAGGATAATTCAAATAATGAAGCATCAGGATTGAATGTAGCAGGAGGGTCGTCTGAGGGTAACACGCAAGGACTCTcctaa